In one window of Sphingomonas glaciei DNA:
- a CDS encoding TIR domain-containing protein — protein MAGRDIFISYSRDDRAAARHFAKCLEEDGFTVWWDAALHSGESFDQVIERELRAAAAAIVLWSPRSVASRWVRAEATLADRQGKLIPVIIEQCERPIIFELTHTNDLADWIGDKNDPRWKGLVDDIARLVGDRRARTAGPAAEKPAAQPVPFAAALPLQREQQAPPHQPAMVPPQDNDDSQATQFFVGADCQDIFHCLEISTEEHGERRYIVAPQGLRIGRSPPADIILSDRQVSRSHCLVELDGNALRITDLGSTNGTYVDGKRVERSASLAVGSVLTVGTVSMRHQVRSARVMSQRRYAVG, from the coding sequence TTGGCCGGGCGCGATATCTTCATTTCCTACAGTCGTGACGATCGCGCCGCCGCCCGGCACTTCGCCAAGTGCCTCGAGGAAGACGGCTTCACCGTCTGGTGGGATGCCGCGCTCCATTCGGGCGAAAGCTTCGACCAGGTCATCGAACGTGAATTGCGTGCCGCAGCGGCGGCGATCGTCCTGTGGTCCCCGCGCTCGGTCGCCTCGCGCTGGGTCCGTGCGGAAGCGACGCTGGCCGACCGCCAGGGCAAGCTGATCCCCGTCATCATCGAACAATGCGAACGCCCGATCATCTTTGAGCTGACGCACACCAACGATCTTGCCGACTGGATCGGCGACAAGAACGATCCGCGGTGGAAAGGGCTGGTCGACGACATCGCCCGGCTGGTCGGTGATCGCCGCGCAAGGACCGCAGGTCCGGCCGCTGAAAAGCCTGCTGCGCAGCCGGTGCCTTTCGCTGCCGCGCTTCCCCTGCAGCGCGAACAGCAGGCGCCACCGCACCAGCCGGCGATGGTCCCGCCGCAGGACAATGACGATTCGCAGGCCACGCAATTTTTCGTCGGCGCCGACTGCCAGGACATTTTCCACTGCCTCGAGATCAGCACCGAGGAGCATGGCGAGCGCCGCTATATCGTCGCGCCGCAAGGGCTGCGGATCGGACGCTCCCCACCCGCCGACATCATCCTTTCGGATCGGCAGGTGTCGCGGTCGCACTGCCTGGTCGAACTGGACGGAAACGCGCTCAGGATCACCGATCTCGGCTCGACCAACGGCACTTATGTCGATGGAAAGCGGGTCGAGCGCTCGGCGTCGTTGGCCGTCGGATCGGTCCTGACCGTCGGAACGGTGAGCATGCGGCATCAGGTGCGCAGCGCGCGGGTGATGAGCCAACGGAGATACGCCGTCGGTTGA
- a CDS encoding serine/threonine protein kinase, with protein MSKAYSNKALPPGTVLREWRLEEVLGVGGFGIVYKARGIYFNELVAIKEYFPSSISERDEEATVVPIDSDAEEVHALGLKKFVEEAKLLWNLSTPSRHPNIVSVRSLFEIHGTAYMVMDFEDGTSLSRLLKNGGRFNERSLWDIIAPISEGLDRAHRVGVLHRDIKPPNILITPEGRSVLIDFGSARFDTAEATSTQVTFHTPPYAAIEQYVKTYQQGPWTDIYALGVVLYECVTGTKPPEVLERLHGGQGQPLGAGKWPGYSKKFLAAIDTAMTIKPEERPQSITQWLALFPQGAAAGADSEDEERTRFTINEVAVQEIVPVAPPADVADVPIETNVPDTPGEARFKRAGHETGVARKSAEPVVPAVVKEEPPAKLAEPVRKPAAAPVPSPAAAGRKKGPLIAAAVAAVVAVGAAGWSLMPRTNTDALTAPAGPATGAPAAVATYSGPDTGMLAPGLKALAEEARAAGAPDSAIAALTAASEKLAGDQAQVQTLLGDPARSGEAAALQASMNEAALTADKAFAAVLAEDATLRRQRLAGAAPWTDPGGTAVPSSSAERSYLSRLNGQSGEFQTAAQAVNGAADAAASSAAAREMLGRYRAWRATLASVPTAKLAAVQTKVEREPPARAAALPKAVAAATSTAKPAAPTTAAPVASAAGAASAAKLGEMNGIIDEARGMARQVMRADRGENGRLARGYDDYLKVLKRSARTATTNAQADTIITSAKRTRAYLVFLVKQTQAQ; from the coding sequence ATGAGCAAGGCGTATTCGAACAAGGCCCTGCCGCCGGGGACCGTGCTTCGCGAGTGGCGGCTGGAAGAGGTGCTTGGAGTCGGCGGCTTCGGCATCGTCTACAAGGCGCGCGGAATTTACTTCAACGAACTGGTCGCGATTAAGGAATATTTCCCGAGTTCGATCAGCGAGCGCGACGAGGAAGCGACGGTCGTCCCGATCGATTCCGATGCCGAGGAAGTCCATGCGCTCGGCCTGAAGAAGTTCGTTGAGGAAGCCAAGCTGCTGTGGAACCTCTCCACCCCCAGCCGGCACCCCAACATCGTCAGCGTTCGCAGCCTGTTCGAGATTCACGGCACCGCCTATATGGTGATGGACTTCGAGGACGGGACCTCGCTGTCGCGCCTGCTGAAGAACGGCGGGCGCTTCAACGAGCGCAGCCTGTGGGACATCATCGCGCCGATCTCCGAGGGACTCGACCGGGCGCACCGGGTCGGCGTGCTCCACCGCGACATCAAGCCGCCAAACATCCTGATCACCCCCGAAGGCCGGTCGGTCCTGATCGACTTCGGCTCCGCCCGGTTCGACACCGCGGAGGCGACCAGCACCCAGGTCACCTTCCACACCCCGCCCTACGCGGCGATCGAACAATATGTGAAAACCTACCAGCAGGGCCCGTGGACCGACATCTACGCGCTCGGCGTGGTGCTTTACGAGTGCGTCACCGGGACCAAACCGCCCGAGGTGCTGGAGCGGCTTCATGGCGGGCAGGGGCAGCCGCTCGGCGCCGGCAAGTGGCCCGGCTACAGCAAGAAGTTCCTGGCCGCGATCGACACCGCGATGACGATCAAGCCCGAGGAGCGGCCGCAATCGATCACCCAATGGCTGGCGCTGTTCCCGCAAGGGGCGGCGGCCGGCGCGGACAGCGAGGATGAGGAGCGCACGCGCTTCACCATCAACGAGGTGGCGGTGCAGGAGATCGTTCCGGTCGCGCCGCCCGCCGACGTGGCCGACGTGCCGATCGAGACCAATGTCCCGGACACGCCGGGCGAAGCCAGGTTCAAGCGCGCCGGCCACGAGACGGGCGTCGCGCGCAAGTCCGCGGAGCCTGTCGTCCCGGCGGTAGTCAAGGAGGAGCCGCCGGCCAAGCTAGCCGAGCCGGTCCGCAAGCCCGCTGCCGCGCCTGTGCCCTCGCCTGCGGCTGCGGGTCGCAAGAAGGGGCCTTTGATCGCAGCAGCCGTCGCCGCGGTCGTGGCGGTCGGCGCGGCTGGCTGGAGCTTGATGCCGAGGACCAACACGGACGCGCTGACCGCGCCTGCGGGACCGGCTACCGGCGCTCCTGCAGCTGTTGCCACTTACTCGGGACCGGATACGGGAATGCTCGCGCCCGGCCTCAAGGCGCTGGCCGAAGAGGCTCGCGCGGCGGGCGCGCCGGACAGCGCGATCGCGGCACTGACTGCGGCGAGCGAGAAGCTGGCCGGTGACCAGGCGCAGGTGCAGACGCTGCTCGGCGATCCGGCCCGGTCAGGCGAGGCGGCCGCCTTGCAGGCCTCGATGAACGAGGCTGCGCTGACCGCCGACAAGGCCTTTGCGGCCGTGCTGGCCGAGGATGCGACGCTGCGGCGGCAGCGACTGGCGGGCGCTGCTCCGTGGACCGATCCGGGCGGCACTGCCGTCCCGAGCAGTTCGGCGGAACGGTCCTACCTGTCGCGCCTGAACGGCCAGTCGGGGGAGTTCCAGACCGCCGCGCAGGCAGTGAACGGGGCGGCGGACGCGGCCGCCTCGTCCGCCGCGGCGCGTGAGATGCTGGGCAGGTATCGCGCCTGGCGGGCGACACTGGCCAGCGTCCCGACCGCCAAGTTGGCAGCGGTGCAGACGAAGGTCGAGCGGGAGCCCCCGGCCAGGGCCGCCGCCCTGCCAAAGGCTGTCGCCGCGGCCACATCGACTGCGAAGCCGGCCGCGCCGACAACTGCAGCGCCGGTTGCGAGCGCGGCCGGAGCGGCGTCGGCGGCGAAGCTGGGCGAGATGAACGGCATCATCGACGAAGCGCGCGGCATGGCGCGGCAGGTGATGCGGGCCGATCGCGGCGAGAATGGCCGCCTGGCGCGCGGCTATGACGATTATCTGAAGGTGCTGAAGCGGTCCGCGCGAACGGCGACGACCAACGCACAGGCCGACACCATCATCACGAGTGCCAAGCGTACCCGGGCCTATCTCGTGTTCCTCGTCAAGCAGACCCAAGCGCAATAA
- a CDS encoding response regulator has translation MKSRILVIDDEPAIRRLLRSALQRDGHEVVEAGDTRAGLGTLDIDKPDLVLLDLGLPDRDGLEVIPLIKARGIAVLVISAREATDEKVAALDLGADDYVTKPFDTDEVLARVRSALRRQAVGLAPAPSVEIGAITIDLETRRVTRDGAEVHLRPKEYALLAELATQPGKVITHVHLLRTVWGPAHERDLEYLRVAARSLRLKLEADPASPALIINEPAVGYRLAMPSQPFPMRSSAGRQA, from the coding sequence ATGAAAAGCCGCATCCTGGTGATCGACGACGAGCCCGCCATCCGGCGCCTCCTCCGCAGCGCGCTCCAGCGCGACGGGCACGAGGTCGTCGAGGCAGGCGATACGCGGGCCGGGCTGGGCACGCTCGACATCGACAAGCCCGACCTGGTGCTGCTCGACCTCGGCCTGCCCGATCGCGATGGGCTGGAGGTCATCCCCCTGATCAAGGCGCGGGGCATTGCCGTGCTGGTGATCAGCGCCCGCGAAGCGACCGACGAAAAGGTCGCCGCGCTCGATCTTGGTGCCGACGACTACGTGACCAAGCCGTTCGATACCGACGAGGTCCTCGCCCGGGTCCGGTCCGCCCTGCGCCGGCAGGCGGTCGGCCTAGCCCCCGCACCCAGCGTCGAGATCGGTGCCATCACGATCGACCTCGAAACCCGGCGGGTGACCCGGGACGGCGCGGAAGTGCACTTGCGGCCCAAGGAATATGCCCTGCTGGCCGAACTTGCGACGCAGCCGGGCAAGGTCATCACCCACGTCCACCTGCTCCGCACCGTGTGGGGACCGGCGCACGAGCGCGACCTCGAATATCTCCGGGTCGCCGCGCGCAGCCTCCGCCTGAAGCTTGAGGCGGACCCGGCGTCGCCCGCATTGATCATCAACGAACCGGCGGTCGGCTACCGCCTCGCCATGCCCTCACAACCTTTCCCCATGCGATCGTCGGCCGGCAGGCAGGCCTGA
- a CDS encoding PP2C family protein-serine/threonine phosphatase, whose product MGLKRRINEDALMVRTERGLWAVADGMGGHEAGDVASSKTAQALQQLPIVYDIDELVDAAAAALFKINHELIVLARGEGLPRTIGSTVVGLAIAGPECRCFWAGDSRAYRLRAGKLVQLSRDHSLVQELVSAGMLRPDEALDHPQSNVVTRAVGVTEELRLEIVSGDAQDGDLFLLASDGLTRVVPDDEIADELSGSSLDAVADRLIELVLHRGAPDNVSLILIRKD is encoded by the coding sequence GTGGGACTCAAGCGCCGGATCAACGAGGATGCGCTTATGGTCCGGACCGAGCGCGGCCTGTGGGCGGTGGCGGACGGCATGGGCGGGCACGAGGCCGGGGATGTCGCCAGCAGCAAGACCGCCCAAGCCCTGCAGCAACTTCCGATCGTCTACGACATCGATGAACTGGTCGATGCCGCCGCCGCCGCACTGTTCAAGATCAACCACGAACTGATCGTCCTCGCGCGCGGTGAAGGCCTGCCCCGAACGATCGGCAGCACGGTGGTCGGCCTCGCCATCGCCGGCCCCGAGTGCAGGTGCTTCTGGGCCGGGGACAGCAGGGCCTATCGCCTGCGCGCCGGCAAGCTGGTCCAATTGTCGCGCGATCACAGCCTGGTGCAGGAACTGGTTAGCGCCGGGATGTTGCGCCCCGACGAGGCGCTGGATCATCCCCAGTCCAATGTCGTCACCCGCGCGGTCGGCGTAACGGAGGAACTAAGGCTGGAGATCGTCTCGGGTGATGCACAGGACGGCGATCTCTTCCTGCTCGCCAGCGATGGCCTGACCCGGGTGGTCCCCGACGACGAGATAGCCGACGAGCTGTCTGGCAGCTCGCTCGACGCTGTTGCCGATCGGCTGATCGAACTGGTGCTGCATCGGGGCGCTCCCGACAACGTGTCGCTGATCCTCATCCGCAAGGACTGA
- a CDS encoding M3 family metallopeptidase, with translation MTNPLLEEWGGPAGSPDFGAVRADQFLPAIDLGIALSRAELAAITDNVAAPDFDNTIAALERSGAALARVRRIFWMLASAQADENIHAIEAEVSARLTAWGTEVSQNAALFARVAAVWQMRDRLEPEQARLVDNSYKGFIAGGAALDPEAKRRLAEIDERLGALGVCFGQNVLAATNATEIVVPEADAGGIPDDLRAVALAAATARGLAGQLLFGLDRGTYEGLLTFADSRDVREQVWRAFTSRCQSGPHDNYPIIAEIVALRAEKARLLGYASYADFALEDAMAKTPAAAAGLMDRVWQPGLLQAEREAEALQQIIDRDGGGFRLAAWDWRYFSDRVRRERFSYDAGAIRSKLSLGKVRAAVFAAAERLYGLRFTRRPDVSVYHPDVVAWSVDNDDGTPLGLLFTDYLARPEKHGGAWMGSLRVQEKIDHPVRPIVYTVANFTRAEREDDTLLSLDEARTLFHEFGHALHALLSDVTYPSLAGTAVARDFVEFPSKLMEHWVASPEALRGFGIPADLADAVARAETFGQGFATIEFLASAIVDLKLHETQPPPSDIAGFERNTLAALHMPEAIGMRHRLAYFTHVFDGGYASAYYSYLWAEVLDADVFEAFTATGNLFDRELADRLRREVLAQGDARDPMQSFTAFRGREPDEAALLRARCLA, from the coding sequence TTGACTAATCCGCTGCTCGAGGAGTGGGGCGGGCCGGCGGGATCACCTGATTTCGGTGCGGTTCGCGCCGACCAGTTCCTGCCCGCGATCGACCTCGGCATTGCGCTAAGCCGGGCCGAGCTTGCCGCGATCACCGATAACGTTGCCGCGCCCGACTTCGACAATACGATTGCCGCGCTGGAGCGCTCGGGCGCCGCGCTGGCGCGGGTGCGGCGGATTTTCTGGATGCTCGCCTCGGCCCAGGCCGACGAGAACATCCATGCGATCGAGGCCGAAGTGTCGGCGCGATTGACCGCTTGGGGCACCGAGGTCAGCCAGAATGCCGCGCTGTTTGCCCGCGTCGCCGCGGTGTGGCAGATGCGCGATCGGCTCGAACCCGAGCAGGCGCGGCTGGTCGACAACAGCTACAAGGGCTTCATCGCCGGCGGCGCGGCGCTCGACCCGGAAGCCAAGCGCCGACTGGCCGAGATCGACGAACGGCTCGGCGCGCTTGGGGTCTGCTTCGGACAGAATGTCCTTGCCGCGACCAATGCCACCGAGATCGTCGTCCCAGAGGCCGATGCGGGAGGCATCCCCGACGATCTGCGCGCGGTCGCTCTCGCTGCTGCCACGGCGAGGGGCTTGGCCGGCCAGCTGCTGTTCGGGCTCGACCGCGGCACTTACGAGGGGCTGCTGACTTTCGCCGACAGCAGAGACGTGCGCGAGCAGGTCTGGCGTGCCTTCACCTCGCGCTGCCAGTCTGGGCCCCACGACAACTACCCGATCATCGCCGAGATCGTCGCGCTGCGCGCCGAAAAGGCGCGGTTGCTCGGCTACGCTTCCTATGCCGACTTCGCACTGGAAGATGCGATGGCCAAGACTCCCGCCGCCGCCGCGGGGCTGATGGACCGGGTCTGGCAGCCGGGCCTGCTGCAGGCCGAACGCGAAGCGGAAGCACTGCAGCAGATCATCGACCGCGACGGCGGCGGCTTCAGGCTGGCGGCCTGGGACTGGCGCTATTTCTCCGACCGCGTGCGGCGCGAGCGATTTTCCTATGATGCCGGCGCGATCCGCTCGAAGCTGTCGCTGGGCAAGGTCCGTGCGGCCGTCTTCGCCGCTGCCGAGCGCCTCTACGGGCTGCGCTTCACCCGCCGCCCCGACGTGTCGGTCTACCATCCCGATGTCGTCGCCTGGTCGGTCGACAATGACGACGGCACGCCGCTGGGCCTGCTGTTCACCGACTATCTCGCGCGGCCCGAAAAGCATGGCGGGGCCTGGATGGGCAGCCTTCGCGTGCAGGAGAAGATCGATCATCCCGTGCGGCCGATCGTTTACACGGTCGCCAACTTCACCCGGGCCGAGCGCGAAGACGATACCTTGCTGTCGCTCGACGAGGCGCGCACGCTGTTTCACGAATTCGGGCACGCGCTCCACGCCCTGCTATCCGACGTCACCTATCCCAGCCTCGCCGGGACGGCCGTCGCCCGCGACTTCGTCGAATTCCCAAGCAAGCTGATGGAGCATTGGGTCGCCTCGCCCGAAGCGTTGCGCGGGTTCGGCATTCCCGCCGACCTCGCCGATGCCGTCGCACGCGCGGAAACCTTTGGGCAGGGATTTGCCACGATCGAGTTCCTCGCCTCGGCAATTGTCGACCTGAAGCTCCACGAAACGCAGCCGCCGCCAAGCGATATCGCCGGCTTCGAACGCAATACGCTTGCCGCGCTTCACATGCCCGAGGCGATCGGGATGCGTCACCGGCTGGCCTATTTCACCCATGTCTTCGACGGTGGCTACGCCAGCGCCTACTACAGTTACCTGTGGGCGGAGGTGCTCGACGCCGACGTGTTCGAGGCCTTTACCGCGACAGGCAACCTGTTCGACCGCGAGCTTGCCGACCGCCTCAGGCGCGAGGTCCTGGCGCAGGGGGACGCGCGCGATCCGATGCAGTCGTTCACTGCCTTCCGCGGCCGCGAGCCCGATGAAGCAGCGCTGTTGCGCGCTCGCTGCCTGGCCTGA
- a CDS encoding circularly permuted type 2 ATP-grasp protein codes for MAARKAFDELWGQGRGETARAGFEQLGDWVKNTPVTELARRQATAEAAFRNLGITFNVYGDEEAGERIIPFDIIPRLFTSAEWDKLSRGLEQRVRALNAFVADVYGPRHILKDKVVPEDVILGNPQFCVPANGAAPPHGIYTHICGIDIVRTGADDFFVLEDNARTPSGVSYMLENREAMLRLCPELFAQLAVQPIDIYPDLLRDMLYSVAPRGSQDPVCVLLTPGHYNSAFYEHSFLADSMGIELVEGRDLEVADDIVYMRTIEGPVRVDVIYRRVDDAFLDPLVFRPDSGLGVPGLMAAYRAGNVTIVNAPGTGIADDKAVYSFMPEIVRYYMGGEALLPNVETFRCREAEALRYTLDHLEQLVVKLVDGSGGYGMLVGPTASKQEIADFRTALTAEPQRYIAQPTLALSTVPTLTDAGIAPRHVDFRPFILSGADRVTIVPGGLTRVALEEGSLVVNSSQGGGTKDSLIIAAPPANGDEEEQHALPYGG; via the coding sequence ATGGCGGCGCGCAAGGCCTTTGACGAATTGTGGGGGCAGGGCCGCGGCGAGACCGCGCGTGCCGGGTTCGAGCAGCTTGGCGACTGGGTAAAGAATACTCCGGTCACGGAACTGGCCCGGCGCCAGGCCACCGCCGAAGCCGCCTTCCGCAATCTCGGCATCACCTTCAATGTCTATGGGGATGAGGAGGCGGGGGAGCGGATCATACCGTTCGACATCATCCCGCGGCTGTTCACATCCGCCGAGTGGGACAAATTGTCGCGCGGGCTCGAGCAGCGGGTCCGTGCGCTTAATGCCTTTGTCGCCGACGTCTACGGGCCGCGGCACATCCTCAAGGACAAGGTTGTCCCAGAGGACGTCATCCTCGGCAATCCGCAATTCTGCGTTCCTGCCAACGGCGCCGCGCCGCCGCACGGCATCTACACCCACATCTGCGGGATCGACATCGTCCGCACTGGCGCCGACGACTTCTTCGTCCTCGAGGACAATGCCCGAACGCCGTCCGGCGTGTCCTACATGCTCGAGAATCGCGAGGCGATGCTGCGGCTCTGCCCCGAATTGTTCGCGCAGCTCGCAGTGCAGCCGATCGACATCTATCCCGACCTCTTGCGCGACATGCTCTATTCGGTCGCGCCGCGCGGATCGCAGGATCCGGTCTGCGTCCTTCTCACCCCGGGCCATTACAACAGCGCCTTCTACGAGCACAGCTTCCTTGCCGACAGCATGGGGATCGAGCTGGTCGAGGGCCGCGATCTCGAGGTCGCGGACGACATCGTCTACATGCGCACGATCGAGGGGCCGGTCCGGGTCGACGTCATCTATCGCCGGGTCGACGACGCCTTCCTCGATCCGCTGGTGTTCAGGCCGGACAGCGGGCTTGGCGTCCCCGGACTGATGGCGGCCTATCGCGCAGGCAACGTGACCATCGTCAACGCGCCGGGCACGGGAATCGCCGACGACAAGGCGGTCTACAGCTTCATGCCGGAGATCGTCCGCTATTACATGGGCGGTGAAGCGCTGCTCCCCAATGTCGAGACCTTCCGCTGCCGCGAGGCGGAGGCGCTGCGCTATACGCTCGACCATCTCGAGCAGCTGGTGGTGAAGCTAGTCGACGGATCGGGCGGCTACGGGATGCTGGTCGGTCCGACTGCTTCGAAACAGGAAATTGCCGACTTCCGGACCGCGCTGACAGCCGAACCGCAGCGCTATATCGCGCAGCCGACGCTGGCTCTGTCGACGGTGCCGACGCTGACCGACGCCGGAATCGCACCGCGCCATGTCGATTTCCGGCCGTTCATCCTGAGCGGCGCCGATCGCGTGACCATCGTTCCCGGCGGCCTCACCCGGGTTGCGCTGGAAGAGGGATCGCTGGTCGTCAATTCGAGCCAGGGCGGGGGCACCAAGGACAGCCTGATCATCGCCGCGCCGCCGGCCAATGGCGACGAGGAGGAGCAACATGCTCTCCCGTACGGCGGCTAA
- a CDS encoding transglutaminase family protein: MHLTISHRTRYRFTRPLAAAVQMLRLTPQSCLNQTVLDWRIDVDCDARLRESRDGYGNCLTALYVDQPVTTLTITAKGQVVTDDRAGVVSGLSSDLPPGVFLRPTALTMPDDAIRAFAKEVAARVSSPLDRLHALSASLAERMTFDAATSVVSTSAADALAAGRGVCQDYAHIFIAAARAGNIPARYVSGHLYRRDGAGTQPASHAWTEAWVDNLGWVAFDPTNGICADDAYVRVASGLDFADVSPIVGTRRGGGQEDMTVEVQVTRTALKRQSQRQGRGGNWQSQSQG; the protein is encoded by the coding sequence ATGCACCTGACGATCAGCCATCGCACGCGCTATCGCTTCACCCGGCCGCTGGCCGCGGCGGTGCAGATGCTTCGGCTGACACCGCAAAGCTGCCTCAACCAGACGGTGCTCGACTGGCGGATCGACGTCGACTGCGACGCCCGCCTGCGGGAATCGCGCGACGGCTACGGCAATTGCCTGACCGCGCTGTATGTCGACCAGCCGGTCACCACCCTGACGATCACCGCCAAGGGGCAGGTGGTGACCGACGATCGCGCCGGGGTGGTCTCGGGCCTATCGAGCGATCTTCCGCCGGGGGTGTTCCTGCGCCCGACGGCGCTGACTATGCCCGATGACGCGATCCGTGCCTTTGCGAAGGAAGTCGCGGCCAGGGTTTCGTCACCGCTCGATCGCCTCCATGCTCTCAGCGCCAGCCTGGCCGAGCGGATGACGTTCGATGCGGCGACTTCCGTCGTCTCGACCAGTGCCGCCGATGCCTTGGCCGCCGGGCGCGGGGTGTGCCAGGATTACGCCCACATCTTCATCGCCGCGGCGCGCGCCGGCAATATTCCCGCCCGCTACGTGTCCGGCCATCTCTATCGCCGCGACGGGGCCGGCACCCAGCCTGCCAGCCACGCCTGGACCGAAGCGTGGGTCGACAACCTCGGCTGGGTCGCGTTCGACCCGACCAACGGCATCTGCGCCGACGATGCCTATGTGCGTGTCGCTTCCGGGCTGGACTTCGCCGACGTGTCGCCGATCGTCGGCACCCGGCGCGGTGGCGGCCAGGAGGACATGACGGTCGAAGTCCAGGTCACCCGCACGGCGCTCAAGCGCCAATCGCAGCGGCAGGGCCGGGGTGGAAACTGGCAGTCGCAATCGCAGGGCTGA
- a CDS encoding ion channel → MLLTFVVAIGLIGGCFLIHLWTLERLGRWIYRRQDKIRHPFPIILTVIFLAHLVEVVLYALGLSLLDWAGEGELTGAIVGGPGWFADHFYFSIASYTTLGIGDILPHGNIRIVAGLEALNGLVLVAWSASFTYLIMERLWGRQGPGEKI, encoded by the coding sequence ATGCTGCTGACCTTCGTGGTGGCGATCGGCCTGATCGGCGGCTGCTTCCTGATCCACTTATGGACGCTCGAACGCCTCGGTCGCTGGATCTACCGGCGCCAGGACAAGATACGTCACCCGTTTCCGATCATCCTCACCGTGATCTTCCTGGCGCACCTAGTGGAGGTGGTCCTCTACGCGCTCGGCCTATCGCTGCTGGACTGGGCAGGGGAGGGCGAACTGACCGGTGCGATCGTCGGCGGGCCCGGCTGGTTCGCAGACCATTTCTATTTCTCGATCGCGTCCTACACGACGCTCGGCATCGGTGACATCCTACCGCATGGCAACATCCGGATCGTCGCTGGTCTCGAGGCCTTAAACGGACTGGTGCTGGTCGCCTGGAGCGCGTCCTTCACCTACCTGATCATGGAGCGGCTGTGGGGGCGCCAGGGCCCGGGCGAGAAGATCTGA
- a CDS encoding alpha-E domain-containing protein, which translates to MLSRTAANLYWIGRYMERAEFTTRLIEATLRLSSLSYGADAASATWESALAVVGRGPAPGETASPGATTFNVCRTLALDMENPNSIRSCLSRARDNARSARNALSSEVWQAINRAWLDVGDRTSPGGIQNTLALVETLKANSRGFEGALARMLRHEGFWFMRLGSAIERGDNSARLLDVKYYLLLPKGQKVGGVLDHDQWTAILQTVSARNAYRLFYHDTPKPWLVADLLLFRSELPRSITGSAAEVVDLLAEIGGRTGRQGEADRLARLRHSRLSETNIDEVFRNGLHEFLKDSIDENAQVDTAISQQFRFP; encoded by the coding sequence ATGCTCTCCCGTACGGCGGCTAACCTCTACTGGATCGGGCGCTACATGGAGCGCGCCGAATTCACCACCCGGCTGATCGAGGCGACCCTGCGCCTGTCGTCGCTATCCTATGGCGCCGACGCCGCCAGCGCGACCTGGGAAAGCGCGCTCGCGGTGGTCGGCCGCGGGCCTGCGCCGGGAGAGACCGCATCGCCCGGCGCGACGACGTTCAACGTCTGCCGAACGCTCGCGCTCGACATGGAAAACCCCAACTCGATCCGCTCCTGCCTTTCGCGGGCCCGCGACAACGCACGGTCGGCGCGCAACGCCTTGTCTTCGGAGGTGTGGCAGGCGATCAACCGGGCCTGGCTGGACGTCGGCGACCGCACCAGCCCAGGCGGAATCCAGAATACCCTGGCTTTGGTCGAAACCCTCAAGGCCAACAGCCGCGGGTTCGAGGGCGCCCTGGCGCGCATGCTGCGTCACGAAGGCTTCTGGTTCATGCGCCTCGGCTCGGCGATCGAGCGCGGGGACAACAGCGCTCGCCTGCTCGACGTCAAATATTACCTCCTGCTGCCCAAGGGGCAGAAGGTCGGCGGCGTGCTCGACCATGACCAGTGGACTGCGATCCTGCAGACGGTCTCGGCGCGCAACGCCTACCGCCTGTTCTATCACGACACGCCCAAGCCGTGGCTGGTCGCCGACCTGCTGCTGTTCCGCAGCGAGCTGCCGCGCTCGATCACCGGCTCGGCCGCCGAGGTCGTCGACCTGCTGGCCGAGATCGGGGGCCGGACGGGGCGGCAGGGTGAGGCCGACCGCCTGGCGCGCCTGCGGCATTCGCGATTGTCCGAAACCAACATCGACGAGGTGTTCCGCAACGGCCTTCACGAATTCCTGAAGGACAGCATCGACGAGAATGCACAGGTCGATACCGCCATCTCGCAGCAGTTCCGGTTTCCCTGA